TTCAGTTAGCTTTCCAAATCGATCGGGAATCATTCCTCGTCGGCCATGTCGTTGTCGAAGGCATGTCGTGGGACTCCGATTTCTTCGTATCTACACAAGTTTCATCGAACAAATCTTTCTACAAGGTAAATGAATCATCCCTGATATGCATGTTTTCGAACAAGCATTAAGCTTCTGATGCGACTTCTTACGTAGGACTATGCCTCTTGCTCCATGCTCTCGTTACTATTACACTCATGGAGATGGAGCTTATAAAGGCAATCATCATCTCCCAAACAAGAGAGGGCTTTGGGGAAGCTCATCTTCGTTTTTATCGATGTTACATGGTGGTGCTCATCGCCAGTATTCCACTCACTCGATAACAGAAACCAAATCACAGAAAATGCTTTATTACCTCACTGCTGTAGTCTTTGGCATGGTTGGGTTGACTTACGCGGCTGTGCCATTGTATAGAACCTTCTGTCAAGCTACTGGTTATGGAGGTACTGTTCAACGCAAAGaggtatatatctatatttaataaccctttgtttcagttttttttttggttattctcTTTCTTAACCTTTTATATTAATAGACTGTTGAGGAGAAGATTGCTAGGCATTCAGAATCTGGTACCGTCACTGAAAGGTGTGTTtattcctctctctctctcactctctcttaACACCAATTCATATTCTGTGTGTTATGGTAAACTTGGTATCTTATTGTAAATATAGGGAGATTGTGGTGCATTTCAATGCTGATGTTGCAGATGGGATGCAATGGAAGTTCACTCCAACTCAAAGAgaggtttagatttttttgaagcCAAGAAGAGTGTTGTGTGACTTGTTAATATATATGTGCTTTTAACTGATATGTCTTATAGGTGAGAGTAAAGCCAGGAGAAAGCGTGCTTGCCTTTTACACTGCTGAAAACAAAAGTTCAGCTCCAATAACTGGAGTCTCCACATACAATGTCACTCCCATGaaggtatatatatagattagcCTCGGTGAATGACAGACTATCAAGTTCCcttgatacattttttttcatttatccTCACACTCTTGTTGGCTTTTTTTCAGGCAGGAGTTTATTTCAACAAGATACAGTGTTTTTGCTATGAGGAACAGCGACTTCTCCCCGGAGAACAGATCGACGTGCCGGTGACTATCCTTTTGTTATTGACTCTGTTTGATACTCACTAAGCAAAAACAAGAACCTACTAAGaccttattctttttttttttggcaggtGTTCTTCTACATTGATCCTGAGATTGAGACTGATCCGAGAATGGACGGAATCAACAACCTGATATTGTCTTACACTTTCTTCAAAGTGTCCGAGGAAATTACTACAAATACTAACTAACAATTCTGTTGTGCATACCCCTTATGCATGAAGAAGAGgctcatttattttaattaaataaatgcaGTAATGTTGGTTAATTGAATTTGCTGGAAACTCTTATCGTTGTTATGcaatttgtattttagttttttttgcttcagttaaatataatcaaacatGAAATTTTATTGAATACTTCTTGagtcaaataaatttatacaacGATGGTAACAACAACAGAGTATTCTCGAAACAAAGCAGTAAAGAAGCTAATCGAGACAAGAGAGACAGACAACAATAGCAGCAAGGTGGTTAATGATGGGGTTGGTGTTTGAAAGTACGTAACCAGCTATTGAGCCGTTGCATAGCTGAAAAGTCCACCTTCTTCGGAAAATTAGGGTAAGTAACAGTTGATGGAGCTGGCGAATAAGCAATAAGAGCTTGATAACTTGAAACAGAAGGTTACTGTTTTTGGTACAGATAGATTTGGCAACGAGAAATAAAGACTCTGTTTGCCAGTTTCGTTGACGAAGAGAAGCGAGATCAAGTTTGTTACTGATATCAGAAGCAGATATGGCAGTGTGGCACCAGGAACCACGTGAGTGTTGCTATAAACAAGAACAGCCCCATTGTCTGGTGCAAAAGGAAACGACTTAACATACACAGTGAACGTCAACGAGTTGACTTTTCTGCAATCACTCTCAAGATTCctgactttttattttatcattaatgTCGAAAAATCAGACCAATGTTTCAgcttattttacatattaagaTTTTGACTATTTTGATCGGAAACAAGTTGAAATGTTTATGTCAAAATCCCAAATCCTAAGTGAaaattggatttaaaaaaaaaaaacaaataaacagaAGAGATTAGTTTACTACAATGCAAGATTAAGATCTAAacccttctcttcttcttcttcctccttctttgcttcttcctcctcttctttcaCCTTTACATCCCCTTCCTTGTGATCTGAAACAGCCACCAATAGCTTCATATCCGTACTACACTGAGAGAAATCTTCCGGCTGAAACGCCGGAACCACAACACTGGATGTCTCTCCCACGTTCGTTTTCTTCCTCACGTCTTCAGCTAACTCTTCTCTTCTTCGTTTCCGTGCTTCTTGATAACTTTTGATGAGCTTAAAGAACGTatcaatcttcttctcttcttcatcgtcttcttctttttctctcccaTCGATCCTGTTCGTCTCCTTGTTCTCCACATTTTGGAGGTCCTTCTCGGTCTTCATGGTCTTTAAGACACTATAGGGGTTATCGTGTAAATTAAATAGTTTGGGATACATTTACAAAAAGTGACAACTAGTTTTTGGAGAGAGCGAGTGAAAGGCAAAAATGTCTGACGATATTCTTTTAAAGGAAGAAATGAATTCATGACCAAGGGCGCAACAGTCAAAGAACGCGGAGATACCGACGTTACAATTGCGTCGAATGATGGCTTTGTACTAAAAAACGACATGAAACAGCTTACGAGATTACGTACGTCATCACAATGACGTAATCTTGACACATTCTATTTGGGAAAACAATTCACAAagactcatcatcatcaacagcCTTGACTTGATGCGTTTACTTTACTCGTGGTTGGTCGCTATAAGAAAGAGAGATCCAGTGAGTCGATCGTACAGCATTCTCTTTTATGAACCGTTAGATCAACTTTCTTGGTAACTATTTATGAATCTAATGATAATGAGAGTGagtctctttcttttttctttttgatcaaaatGAGAGGGAGTCTTATTAAAGGAAAAACATGTCCGAATGataagattttataaagatATGTCGAATAAAATTGTACATGTTGTCGGCCACTTGggttatatataataaacaagtaaataatccatatataaagaaaataaacttcTCGTTTTGTTCTTTAATAATGAGCTCTAATTATATCATCTTTgctgtttgacaaaaaaaaaaaattatatcatctTTGCTTTCCACAATTAATTGTTGTTTTTGTGTctaataaacataattaaaagtTATAACTATTCTCGACACGAAGAAAGAAACAATTCCGTACgattaaattgttaaattaaAGTGGTCAATGTTTGATGAGTGCGTGCATGTATGAAAAAGACTAAAAGTAGGTCGTGGGAAACTTTTCTTCTCTCGATCGCACATTACCAAAGGCAGATCTGAGAAAATTCATGGCCCAATGGTTTCAATTAGGCTTGTTGTCAAAGAATATGGACCAATAGACTAATGGGCCTAAACATATGAAGAATTTCTCAAATCTGATTATTTGGGAAACACCATACCTTTAACTTTCTTGAATATATCAACCAATTTTTTGCAAAAAGCATTGCTCGTACTAAATTcgatttttttatctattatattataatattatttgtataaacTATAAACTTTTGGCACACGACGATCCACAAAGTTTCGCTCTCATAACCTCAAGTCTCAACATGTGAGAAAGttaatctattaattttttttttttggtaaaatgttaagtaAAACTGTTTCGAGTAAACTTTTTATAGTGACTATACCTTACCGCAAACGGTACCCCCAAATCCAAGAAAATCCCTAAGGATTTTTTGAGAATCATATTATCACCGTATCGACAGAGAATCGAACTCGTGACCTCTGGCAGTCGTCTGTGAAAAGGGTAATCTATTAATTGACTGCACGAAGTAAACTATATCATACTTTTATCTGACCCTTGAGGTTATATGACTACTCTTTTCCCGCTTAGAATCCATCCATAAGAATAATAACCTTTTTTTCAAATGAAACTACAAGAATGAGTGTTTTAAACCTTTAAATCAGTAAAGCTGTTAAGGTCAAGGCATCCTTTATTCGTTCTTCTCACTCTTTTTCACTTTCTGGATCCTGAAGTCACCTTTATGTAAATATTCCCTTTCCTATTCATAagaactaggtgattttcccgtgctcatgcacggatataaatatttataaaataaatataatataatagttgattgctatatattttaattttaaatttaatttataattttatgcataatttatattaataatattgaattACTTTAATTCGACATATGATTTTACATATGTTATATCTAGtggatttagttatcatttaggtATATTGGACTgcattcaactataatattttttattctaaatatattaaaaatttgattaattttcttattttcatttaggtttgttgttgtcttctttaattttaatataatctattattttagatatacggttgattagtttatgttacttaattattttatgtaatcatctaataaattagatagatatatcaaaatatttatattactttgaaaatatattttttgttttaaaattatgtttatgataaataatatttttttaatatcaaaattatctttctgtaattttattttataaaatcacattatatacaaatatatatatatatatatatatatatatatatatatatatatatatatatatatatatatattcatctaagaaacaataaatataaagtaagtattttattacttcaaaagtatatcttatgttatttaaaaatatttttaaattagaatattagtatcttgtgaaatttcccTTTTTagtgaaatcatattatatatacatatattttcggttttaaatttataattttttcctttttaatatatatgttatatggaaaatttaaaaaacactaaaaaataatagtatttaaatgtaatatttttaattcattaaaggtatcaGTGTAATCAACTATCGTGAAAAATAACGTGAGCGCAACACATAAGAAACTGAATTCTCAAATTATAtcatagatagatatatatttttattatttaaaattatgttttaaaataaataatattttttctaatatcaagattatctttctgaaatttgtCACATtagatacaaatatatatattttcatctaagaaacaatagatatcaaataagtatttattacttcaaaattataatttatgttatttaaaaatatttttaaaatagaatactactatcttgtgaaatttcctttttaatgaaatcctataatatatacatatatttttcgttttttaaattcgatttttaaaattttaaaattttcctttttaatatatatgttatatggaaaatttcaaaaaggaaacttaaaaaataataggtatgaaatgtaatatttttaattcattaagggtatcgatgtaatcaaccatcgtaaGAGTTAACGTGAAcacgacacataggaaactgacttctcaaataatattacagAGATATACGACACGAAACTTGTATTACATATATACCATGTTGGTAAATGGCTGCATGCAAAAGCTGGATAGGTTTGAACTTTTACGCATGGAGCTAGTTAATACGATTTAActgacactttgtcaaaaatctATATCAAAATCACTTGAAacatttaccaaaaaataaaataaaatcacttGAAACAAACCATTTGAGGCATAAATaagttaatttaatttgatCTGGATAATGATATAAATTCAATGACAATGCAACCATGCAGGAGTTGCTTAATAATTATTCTATTGTAAAAATATTCAGTCATGAAGAGGACCGGCACTGAGATTTCAGAGTTATAGATAAGTAAAACGAGGATTAAAATAATTTAGGAgcctatttttttataaataaatagagcTTATATTCAtataacatttttcaaaaaatttggtGATTCGCAAATATTTTATTAGGCTTGGACAGAGCCGGTCCTGGTAATAAATAATAACACTACGAAATTGTGATGTAATTGAACAATTTGTTTGTTAAATGACGCCTCTGATCCGTAACTCATAGAATAACGAGAGATTAACAGTTTTGTCTTTTCAAGATTACGGATTTCTCTTGTCACCAAGATTTACAGATATGTAATAGTTTTATTTGAGAACGAACTCGCAGTCGCAATGACAAAAAGTTACCACTAAATTCTTATTTTGTTGATTCAAAATAGAGCATGAACTAAAATAATAGAAAGTGCGCGAAACACAAGTAATTTAGGAGCACTTATTGACAACTTAAGTAGACATATTTGATACGCTTCGTCTAACTAGAAATGGGAATAGCCTGATGAGAGGGTGTGAGTGTGGTGGGCATAGAGTCTAAATAGAGGAGACAACGCAATGCAGAAAAGCTAGAGAAGGAGAATCTTTATAATTTATGAGCTAACCAATAAAACAAGGCTACGCTATAATGTCCATTCACTTGTTtcatttaactttttttctaCCTTGATTGGTACATTTTTAGGAAACTTCTGATGATTAatactaatttatatatgtgtctaatacatttttttgaaaaaatgtcgATCTGTAACATATGTGTCTAATACATAAGCTTAACTAATCTCGATCTGTAACATATCGATGCAAAGTAATGTATCAACTGAACATGTGTACATAGAATTATACTTTGAAACTAATTTAGATCTCCAGAGAGTCCTTGTAACCTCTCCTGGTGGAGAGTAaactatttcctttttttaatcaaagtagttcgttcaaaaaaaaaaagatctccAGAGAGAATATTAATCTGtggaatatatttttcattagaGATTAGTCCGAGTCTTTACATATATTTGGTATACTTCCAggataattttaaaaaagtaGTGCGTCGATAAAACGATTTACTATGAGTTCTTTTACGTACCTTGTAAAATATGAGTTCAGGTTATGGAATGggtatattatatacatatttgcTGATTTATTACCGATTACTGAACCaagtatatagttatatattgaGTGCTAGATACGTTAAACTGGGATTACGTGGTCACACCGGAAAAAGGGAGAATTGGAGGTGGGTATGTCTAACATTCCAATTGCGACCCACCAAACTTCTCCATTtgttaataaactatataatattgtaATGTATATCTTTATTAATACTAGTATTTGCAGAAAACGAGAGACAGAACTTTGAATCTTCGAGTGGCCTTGTAAGCTTTTTCGGTTTTCCTTAACCtcaaaaagaaagtaaaaattttcTTCTGTTGTATAATTgcatataatatacatatacgtatatataaaacaaacataCGCGTGACAGATTTCCATAATTAGAATTTACTTCTTTGTGCCCAAGTTACAAAGAACAAGCATATTTCTAGGTGAAAATGATATGGTTTTCTTTACTGTATTGGAGATTATAAAATTACAGGGACTATAATAACTTTCGTTACATTAAAAATTGAAGTCTTGAATCACCAGCTTTAGCAATCTAAAGTTGTCTCGTAAAATTTTCAGACCGAATTATAAATTATACTAATATCACCAGCTCAAGCAACTGATAGATTCTATGTCTATGCATgcatacatttatatttatgtataaacgGGGATATATGTGCTATAGTGGCTGCGCGTGCCTAGGTGAACCATGTAAACTTTAAACAAGTTGATCATAAGATATCAACTTTCAAAGTCCTAACACACAAAGAAAGAACAAATAAATGCACAAAAAAACTTCAGAAGTTTTAACCAGTGGTGATGCCTAGTAGTTTgaggaaattaaaaaaactcaATACGGTGAATTCGGGTTTAAATTCCACTgaccacacggatatgagttattgaTTTCGACTCATTTAAAtgcaccaaaaaaatatatatgtggaCTGTATCTTCAACCGAAAGTTAATAGACCCATCTAGATTTAACccttttagtttcaaaaaaatggttcaaaaataaaaaaaaagaactcgaCACGGAATAAATAATCGTTGTAGGACAATATTCGTTGGAAAAGAGGGGAAAAAAAGTTGTATGGTTTAAAAAGGGATTTGCCTGGTTAAAATTGGAAATTTGCAGGTTATCATATTAATCCACGAAAATTTGCAGGTTATCCTACgttgctatttttttttgtaaaatagatgatttaaaaaaaaaaatttgaaagaaatgatttaaaaaatttaacaataCATGTTCCACGTTTGTTTACAAACACTCAATTCATCTTCATTCGATTAATGATGATTCAACCGGTCGATTTTTGGGGGGActgagttttaaatttattcaataaaaattGGTTCAATGATCATTTCACCGAtgttttctcaaaaaatatatatatatatatatgacatggttttctcaaaaaaaaatatatgacatGGATCAAACAgaaaacatttaaattaaaaccATATGATTTCCTTATCATCATTATCTGTTTTTTAGTTAATGATTTAACTAGATACATATCCTTGACTACGAAAGCTACACGTCGAGAGACAGATGAACATACAAGATTTAATATAATATCTAAACATTAAATcagtaatatattattagttcGACCTACCAAGAGACCAAGACAACATCCAAAAGTTGGAATATTCTTTCTACTTTCTACTAAGATAATCCACTAGTTTATATTTCATAATTTGATCGGTGCACTAAGCATTTAGCTTAGACGAGAATATGATATATACTATGTTAGATAAAGACCTActttcaacaacaacaaaagaagaTAGAGACATATCagatataaacaaaacaaaaatgttgcATTCTACGACCGATTTAATTGTttatgacttctattttaacagTAGGACTAGGACACATTTCCTTTTCTAATATGttaacaagaattttttttattgtgagatggtaaaattttctaaattaaacatcaaacaatattatctcaaattttaaaagaaCTATTTTCTAAGGAAGCTGTTagactttttaaaaacaattggATGTTGCAGTTTAATGTGAACAATGAAATGCCACTTGTACTGGTACATGACGGCACTATACGACTGGACTACTAGTCTACTCTACGGTACaatagtaatataattataaGAAAAGTTGTATCCATAGTGACATATAACATACTGAAGCTAAAACACAATTTTAGACTTTTAGTTATATTAATCACGCCATCATTAGTAAACAAACACTACATAAGGCatcatataaaacttaaatacgaatttcaaatagttttttttttttttgaaatagaCTTTTAAATAGTTGGAGGCAAATAAAACGTACCACGACTTAACGAAGAATCATTAATATGACTCTCCTCAAACTTATATACATTTCCCTCTAAAGTCTCGTAAAAGTTCAGAATATTGTCTAACTCAATTATTGATCCGAAGATGCAAATTACGGTGAACCACACTTGTCAACAAGAGCACCTTGCAACGCCGTGGGAGGATCGGACATGAGACACCAAACCGGAGGAATCGAAAGCTCTTCCGCAAGTCCATAAGCATTCCAACAAAACGGATCCAGAACGATGTCGCCTTTTGCAGGAAGCAACTCGATGCCCGAAAGAGTTAGATTTGTGCATGGGACTGCATCGCTGCATCCAAAATGCATTGGAGGGCTTCGAATATCGTAAGTTCCTTTGATGCCTTCATATGCAATATCAGATACAAAAACCGCTGATGTTTTATTAGAACAATCTTTGGTCATGCAATAATACTGGTCAATGATTATTGGGTTACGGACTGACTCCACATGGATGTTATTAAATGTCACGCCTGAGACCGAACCAGAACCACCTTGCCACGTTTTGATCCGAACTCCGTTGTCGGAATATTTTATGATCGAGTCTCTTACAGTTATGTTTGACACGCATGCGTGTGAGTTGTGGTTGCCCAAACTTCCAATACTGAAAATTTAGTATATAATGAAGTTAATAATAGTTTTCATTTGGATCAGtaataataattgttttgattaattaacaaaaaataaataattgttttgattag
The Raphanus sativus cultivar WK10039 chromosome 1, ASM80110v3, whole genome shotgun sequence DNA segment above includes these coding regions:
- the LOC108841508 gene encoding cytochrome c oxidase assembly protein COX11, mitochondrial; translation: MSLSKACRGTPISSYLHKFHRTNLSTRTMPLAPCSRYYYTHGDGAYKGNHHLPNKRGLWGSSSSFLSMLHGGAHRQYSTHSITETKSQKMLYYLTAVVFGMVGLTYAAVPLYRTFCQATGYGGTVQRKETVEEKIARHSESGTVTEREIVVHFNADVADGMQWKFTPTQREVRVKPGESVLAFYTAENKSSAPITGVSTYNVTPMKAGVYFNKIQCFCYEEQRLLPGEQIDVPVFFYIDPEIETDPRMDGINNLILSYTFFKVSEEITTNTN
- the LOC108841518 gene encoding protein NIM1-INTERACTING 1 translates to MYPKLFNLHDNPYSVLKTMKTEKDLQNVENKETNRIDGREKEEDDEEEKKIDTFFKLIKSYQEARKRRREELAEDVRKKTNVGETSSVVVPAFQPEDFSQCSTDMKLLVAVSDHKEGDVKVKEEEEEAKKEEEEEEKGLDLNLAL